TACAGCCTTCTCGACGGAGCCGCTCCAATCGATAAAATGGTGGAAAAAGCGGTCTCCTTCGGTATGAAACATCTTGCAATCACCGATCACGGCAATATGTTCGGCGTTCTCCGATTTTATAAAGCGTGCAAGGCCCATGAGATCAACCCGCTCATCGGCTGCGAGGTCTATGTCGCCCCAGGTTCCCGCCACGTAAAAAACGGAAGCGAGAAAGGAAACCGGTACCAGCACCTGGTGCTTCTTGCCAGAAATAGCGAAGGCTATAAAAACCTTATCCAGCTCTGCAGCCGCGGCTATACCGAGGGGTTTTACTACAAACCGCGTATCGACGACGAGCTGCTCGAACAGTACAACGGCGGTCTGACCGCTCTTTCTGCGTGCCTTGCCGGGGCAATTCCGTCAATGATCATGAATGGAAAGGCCGAAGAAGCGGAGCAGAAGGCGAACTACTACCGTGAGCTGTTTGGAAAAGAACACTTTTTCCTCGAAATGCAGGACCACGGTATTCCCGAACAGAAGACCGTCAATAAAGAACTGGTTCGTATATCGAAGAAAACGGGAATCCCTCTGGTTGCAACCAACGACATCCATTATCTCGATCGGGCCGATTCAAGTGCCCAGGATATTCTCCTCTGCATAGGAACCAACCGGAAGCGAAGGGAACAGGATCGGATGCGCTTCCACTCCGATCAGTTCTACATGAAAAGTCAGGAAGAGATGGCGGAAACCTTCAGGGAAATTCCCGAGGCCCTGTCCAATACCCTGAGGGTTGCAGAACAGTGCAACCTGGAAATCGATCTCCCCGGGCCCATACTTCCCGAGTATGAGATACCTCCCGAATTCGAAAATCTCGGAGACTATCTCCGTCACCTCACCTTCGAAGGCCTAAAAAATCGTTATACGACCCTGACCGACGAAATTGTCCAGCGGGCCGAAAAGGAACTGGGAATCATTAACAGTATGCATTTTCCCGGCTACTTTCTCATCGTCTGGGACTTTATTCACTATGCAAAACAACACGGCATTCCCGTCGGCCCGGGACGGGGTTCCGGCGCCGGTTCCATCGTCGCCTACGCCCTGACCATCACCGATATCGATCCCCTCAAGTATCAGCTGCTCTTCGAGCGGTTTCTCAACCCGGAACGGGTATCGATGCCCGACTTTGACGTTGACTTCTGCTTCGAACGACGTCAGGAGGTGATCGACTATGTCAACCGTAAATACGGTAAAGACAAGGTCGGACAGATTATCACCTTCGGGACCCTCAAGGCAAAGGCGGTGGTCAAGGATGTTGCCAGGGTTCTGGATATTCCTTTTGCCGAGGCGGATAAAATCAGCAAGCTGATTCCCAACGACCTCAAAATCACCATCGACAAGGCCCTGGAACAGGAACCGCAACTCAAAGAGCTTATGGACCAGGGAGGGGTCTACGGCGAGTTGATCGATGCAGCACGAAGGCTCGAGGGGCTTTCCCGCCACGCCTCCACCCACGCCGCCGGTGTGGTCATCGGCCGAAAAGCCCTGACCGAATATGTCCCCCTCTATCGAGACTCCAAGACCGGATCCATCTCCACCCAGTTCACCATGGACCAGCTTGAGGAGTGCGGTTTGGTCAAGATGGACTTTCTCGGGCTGAAAACCCTTACCCTGATCAAACACACCGAAGACCTCATCCATCGCCGGGATAAAGATTTCGACATCGAAAGGGTCCCGGAGGATGATCCCGCCACCTTTACACTTCTGGGAGAGGGAAAGAGTACCTGTGTATTTCAGTTTGAAAGCTCAGGGATGCAGAACATCCTCAAACAGGCCCATCCGACCAGCATCGAAGATCTCATCGCCTTGAACGCCCTCTACAGGCCCGGACCGATGCAGTACATCCCCCAGTACATCGCATCCAAGAGCGGAGAGCAGGAGATTCGCTATCCGGATCCGAGCCTCGAAGAGGTACTCAAACCGACCTACGGTGTCATTGTCTACCAGGAACAGGTTATGCAGGTCGCTCAGATCATCGGTGGTTTCAGCCTCGGAAAAGCAGACATTCTCCGGCGGGCCATGGGAAAAAAGAAAGTCAAAGAGATGGCAAAGATGAAGGTCGAGTTCATCGAGGGGGCGGTAAAGAAGGGACATACAAAGGAACACGCCGACGAAATCTTCGAGATGCTCGTTCCCTTTGCCGGTTACGGCTTCAACAAGAGCCATGCGGCTGCCTACTCGGTGGTGGCCTATAAAACCGCCTATCTAAAGGCAAACTATCCAGCCGAATTCATGGCCGCGAACCTTACAAACGAAATAAACAACCCCGATAAACTTGCTTTCTACATCGGCGAGGCAAAGACCATGGGAATCGACCTTTTGCCTCCCGAAGTCAACATCTCCGAGAAAAATTTCTCGGTAAGCGATGGAAAGATCGTCTACGGCTTGATTGGCATCAAAAATGTCGGAACCAACGCAGTGGAAGAGATTGTCCGGGCCCGTGAAGAGGGGGGATCCTTTGAGGATATCTTCGATCTTCTGGATCGGGTCGATATGAAGACCGTAAACCGCAAGGTCCTGGAAACCTTGATAGAATGTGGCGCACTGGACAGTTTTGGTGTAAACCGCTCAACCCTTTTGGAGAACCTCGAACGGGTGATGGAGGTGGTAAGCAAAAAGAAAGAGGGCGAGCAATTCGGCCAGTCGAGCCTTTTCGACGATGGAAACGAAGAGGAGATGCCCTGGAAGATAGAACTTACTCCCGCAGAGCCCCTTCCAAAGATGGAGGTTTTACGAAGAGAGCGTGAGCTTCTCGGCTTCTATTTCTCGGGTCATCCCATGGACGACTTCAAGGACCGCTGGAAAAGTGCCGTCAATATCGACCTTTCCCGACCCAACCGTTTCATCCCCGAACGGACCTATACCCTCATCGCCATGGTGACATCCCTGAGAACCATTATCACGAAAAAAGGTCGGCCGATGGCCTTCCTCCAGCTGGAAGATTACAACGGAAAGATCGAGTCTGTGGTCTTCAGTAAGCTGTGGGAGCAGATTCGGGACAAGGTTGAGACCGACGGGGTGATTGCCTGTACGGGAAAGATGGACCTCTCCCGGGGTGAGCCGAAACTGCTGCTGGAAAGTTTCTCCGATCCCTCGGAGATTGAGGTCAAAGGCGGCTATGAAGTCCATATAAGAATCGACAGGGGCCTCTGTACCGAGGAAAAACTGCTCGGTTTTCGTTCCTTTCTGGTGGATTTTCAGGGCGCCTGCCCCGTCTATTTTCACATAGTAAAGAAAAACGGTCAGGGCGAGACCATCATACAGGTAAACCGACAGATATCCCTCTCCTCGGAGGACGACGCCCTCGATCAAATCAGAAGCCATCCTCATATCGAAGATGTCTGGACCGCATGACATCATCAAGGAGCAATGCATGATTCTTGGATTGAAAATTTTTATCGGAGTACTTTCAGGATACCTTCTGCTCATATTGATCAGGGTGATGCTCACCTGGTTTCAGGGGGTCGATTACGGTAAAGCCTACCGTATCCTTGCAGCGGCCACCGACCCCTATCTCCGCATCTTCCAGAAGATCAAATTCCTTCGTTTTTCCGCGATCGACTTCTCTCCGGTAGCGGCTATGCTTGTCATCGTCGTACTGATCGATTTTGCATCCCAGTTCATCAGGGAGGGGAGACTGAGCCTCGGCATTGTTTTGGCAGTCATCACCTCCGCCCTATGGTCGGTCGTCTCCTTTCTGTTGAGTCTCTTCATCATTTTAACCGCCATACGATTTTTCATGGGGCTCAGCGGAGCCAATAGCGTGGGCCCCTTCGCCCGCACCGTGGATCTTCTAATCGCTCCTATCCTGGAAAAAACGCGAAGGCTTTTTTTCCGCAAACGATTTGTTACCTATAAGACCATCCTTGCAACCACAGGGGCCTCGCTTCTGGTTCTCTATATAGCGGGAAAAGTACTCTTCGGTCTGCTATACAACGTCCTGCAGGCCCTTCCGGTATAAGTTCAAAGACAGATGTTCCTGGGAGAGTTGCGCAAGCCGGTCACCGTGCTCCACGGAGTCGGTAAAAAAAGTACGGAAAGACTCGCCCGTCTTGGGGTAAGGCATATTGCCGATCTGCTCCGTCTGCTGCCCAGACAATGGGAGGACCGGAGCCGCCTTGTTCCCATAGTCCGGGCCACCGATGACAGGCCCGCTCTCACCGTGGTGGAAATTGTCGCCCACGACTGGTTTGGAAAACCTCATAATCAAACGCTGAAGGTTTTTGTTCGGGATGAAACCTCAGTTGCCGTGCTGCTCTGCTTTAATCGGAATTTCCTGGCCGGAAAACTGCCTGTTGGTGCGCATATTCTCCTCTATGCACCGCTCCAGCATCGCTTTGGAGAACTTCAGGCAGCCTCCTTTGATTTCGTTCCCGCAGGGAAGTACCCCCTCACCAGGGAAGAGAATTATCTTAGCGAGGTGCCGAAGATCTCGGGACGAGGAGGCATTGGTTCCATCCTGCCGGTATATCCCCTTACCGAGGGATTGACGCAAGGGGCTCTGCGAGACTTAATGCAGCAGGCGATGGAGGGCTTCGGCAAATTCGTGGATGATGAACTGCCTGAAGCAATACGCCGGGATTACGGACTGCCCCATCTTGCCGAGGCACTGATCATGATTCACCGTCCTCGCCGGATCGAAGAGCCGGAGGAGGGCCGCAAGGCCCTCGCCTTCAATGAGCTCTTTCATCTGCAATGTGCCGTCACAAGACGCGCGGCCCTTCGCAAACGCAGGGAACGTCCCTCCTTGGCCTTGGAAGCAGGCCTTGTCGATCGTTGTAT
The sequence above is drawn from the Sediminispirochaeta bajacaliforniensis DSM 16054 genome and encodes:
- the dnaE gene encoding DNA polymerase III subunit alpha, with amino-acid sequence MPDFVHLHNHTDYSLLDGAAPIDKMVEKAVSFGMKHLAITDHGNMFGVLRFYKACKAHEINPLIGCEVYVAPGSRHVKNGSEKGNRYQHLVLLARNSEGYKNLIQLCSRGYTEGFYYKPRIDDELLEQYNGGLTALSACLAGAIPSMIMNGKAEEAEQKANYYRELFGKEHFFLEMQDHGIPEQKTVNKELVRISKKTGIPLVATNDIHYLDRADSSAQDILLCIGTNRKRREQDRMRFHSDQFYMKSQEEMAETFREIPEALSNTLRVAEQCNLEIDLPGPILPEYEIPPEFENLGDYLRHLTFEGLKNRYTTLTDEIVQRAEKELGIINSMHFPGYFLIVWDFIHYAKQHGIPVGPGRGSGAGSIVAYALTITDIDPLKYQLLFERFLNPERVSMPDFDVDFCFERRQEVIDYVNRKYGKDKVGQIITFGTLKAKAVVKDVARVLDIPFAEADKISKLIPNDLKITIDKALEQEPQLKELMDQGGVYGELIDAARRLEGLSRHASTHAAGVVIGRKALTEYVPLYRDSKTGSISTQFTMDQLEECGLVKMDFLGLKTLTLIKHTEDLIHRRDKDFDIERVPEDDPATFTLLGEGKSTCVFQFESSGMQNILKQAHPTSIEDLIALNALYRPGPMQYIPQYIASKSGEQEIRYPDPSLEEVLKPTYGVIVYQEQVMQVAQIIGGFSLGKADILRRAMGKKKVKEMAKMKVEFIEGAVKKGHTKEHADEIFEMLVPFAGYGFNKSHAAAYSVVAYKTAYLKANYPAEFMAANLTNEINNPDKLAFYIGEAKTMGIDLLPPEVNISEKNFSVSDGKIVYGLIGIKNVGTNAVEEIVRAREEGGSFEDIFDLLDRVDMKTVNRKVLETLIECGALDSFGVNRSTLLENLERVMEVVSKKKEGEQFGQSSLFDDGNEEEMPWKIELTPAEPLPKMEVLRRERELLGFYFSGHPMDDFKDRWKSAVNIDLSRPNRFIPERTYTLIAMVTSLRTIITKKGRPMAFLQLEDYNGKIESVVFSKLWEQIRDKVETDGVIACTGKMDLSRGEPKLLLESFSDPSEIEVKGGYEVHIRIDRGLCTEEKLLGFRSFLVDFQGACPVYFHIVKKNGQGETIIQVNRQISLSSEDDALDQIRSHPHIEDVWTA
- a CDS encoding YggT family protein, which encodes MILGLKIFIGVLSGYLLLILIRVMLTWFQGVDYGKAYRILAAATDPYLRIFQKIKFLRFSAIDFSPVAAMLVIVVLIDFASQFIREGRLSLGIVLAVITSALWSVVSFLLSLFIILTAIRFFMGLSGANSVGPFARTVDLLIAPILEKTRRLFFRKRFVTYKTILATTGASLLVLYIAGKVLFGLLYNVLQALPV